From a region of the Castor canadensis chromosome 7, mCasCan1.hap1v2, whole genome shotgun sequence genome:
- the Hcrtr1 gene encoding orexin/Hypocretin receptor type 1 isoform X1, translated as MEPSATPGAQTGVPSGSGEPSHVPPDYEDEFLRYLWRDYLYPKQYEWVLIAAYVAVFLIALVGNTLVCLAVWRNHHMRTVTNYFIVNLSLADVLVTAICLPASLLVDITESWLFGPALCKVIPYLQAVSVSVAVLTLSFIALDRWYAICHPLLFKSTARRARGSILGIWAVSLAVMVPQAAVMECSSVLPELANRTRLFSVCDEHWTDDLYPKIYHSCFFIVTYLAPLGLMAMAYFQIFRKLWGRQIPGTTSALVRNWKRPSDQLEAQGQGLSTESQPRARAFLAEVKQMRARRKTARMLMVVLLVFALCYLPISVLNVLKRVFGMFRQASDREAVYACFTFSHWLVYANSAANPIIYNFLSGKFREQFKAAFSCCLPGLGPCSTLKAPSPRSSASHKSLSLQSRCSVSKVSEHIVLTTVTTVLP; from the exons ATGGAGCCCTCTGCTACCCCTGGGGCCCAGACAGGGGTCCCCAGTGGCAGCGGGGAACCTTCCCACGTGCCTCCAGACTATGAAGACGAGTTCCTCCGCTACCTGTGGCGGGATTATCTGTACCCGAAGCAGTACGAGTGGGTCCTCATAGCAGCCTATGTTGCTGTGTTTCTCATAGCCCTGGTGGGCAACACGCTGG TCTGCCTGGCCGTGTGGCGGAACCACCATATGAGGACGGTCACCAACTACTTTATCGTCAACCTGTCCCTGGCTGATGTGCTAGTGACAGCCATCTGCCTGCCAGCCAGCCTGCTAGTGGACATCACTGAGTCGTGGCTCTTTGGCCCTGCCCTGTGCAAGGTCATCCCCTATCTTCAG GCCGTGTCTGTGTCTGTGGCTGTCCTGACTCTCAGCTTCATTGCGCTGGACCGCTGGTATGCCATCTGCCACCCACTATTGTTCAAGAGCACAGCCCGGCGTGCCCGTGGCTCCATCCTGGGTATCTGGGCTGTGTCGTTGGCTGTCATGGTGCCCCAGGCTGCTGTTATGGAATGCAGCAGTGTGCTGCCAGAGCTAGCCAACCGCACCCGGCTGTTCTCTGTCTGTGATGAACACTGGACAG ATGACCTGTACCCCAAGATCTACCATAGTTGCTTCTTCATTGTCACTTACCTGGCCCCGCTGGGCCTTATGGCCATGGCCTATTTCCAGATCTTCCGCAAGCTCTGGGGTCGCCAG ATCCCTGGTACCACTTCAGCCCTGGTTCGGAACTGGAAGCGGCCCTCAGACCAGCTGGAGGCCCAGGGGCAGGGTCTGAGCACAGAGTCCCAGCCCCGGGCCCGTGCCTTCCTGGCGGAGGTGAAGCAGATGAGAGCTCGGAGGAAGACGGCCAGGATGCTGATGGTGGTGCTGCTGGTCTTTGCCCTCTGCTACCTGCCTATCAGTGTCCTCAACGTCCTCAAGAG GGTGTTTGGGATGTTCCGCCAGGCCAGCGACCGGGAAGCCGTCTATGCTTGCTTCACCTTCTCCCACTGGCTGGTGTATGCCAACAGCGCTGCCAACCCTATCATCTACAACTTCCTCAGTG GCAAATTCCGGGAGCAGTTTAAAGCTGCCTTCTCCTGCTGCCTGCCTGGCCTGGGTCCCTGCAGCACTCTAAAGGCCCCCAGTCCTCGCTCATCTGCCAGCCACAAGTCCTTGTCCTTGCAGAGCCGGTGCTCCGTTTCCAAAGTCTCTGAGCACATAGTGCTCACCACTGTCACCACAGTACTGCCCTGA
- the Hcrtr1 gene encoding orexin/Hypocretin receptor type 1 isoform X2, whose translation MRTVTNYFIVNLSLADVLVTAICLPASLLVDITESWLFGPALCKVIPYLQAVSVSVAVLTLSFIALDRWYAICHPLLFKSTARRARGSILGIWAVSLAVMVPQAAVMECSSVLPELANRTRLFSVCDEHWTDDLYPKIYHSCFFIVTYLAPLGLMAMAYFQIFRKLWGRQIPGTTSALVRNWKRPSDQLEAQGQGLSTESQPRARAFLAEVKQMRARRKTARMLMVVLLVFALCYLPISVLNVLKRVFGMFRQASDREAVYACFTFSHWLVYANSAANPIIYNFLSGKFREQFKAAFSCCLPGLGPCSTLKAPSPRSSASHKSLSLQSRCSVSKVSEHIVLTTVTTVLP comes from the exons ATGAGGACGGTCACCAACTACTTTATCGTCAACCTGTCCCTGGCTGATGTGCTAGTGACAGCCATCTGCCTGCCAGCCAGCCTGCTAGTGGACATCACTGAGTCGTGGCTCTTTGGCCCTGCCCTGTGCAAGGTCATCCCCTATCTTCAG GCCGTGTCTGTGTCTGTGGCTGTCCTGACTCTCAGCTTCATTGCGCTGGACCGCTGGTATGCCATCTGCCACCCACTATTGTTCAAGAGCACAGCCCGGCGTGCCCGTGGCTCCATCCTGGGTATCTGGGCTGTGTCGTTGGCTGTCATGGTGCCCCAGGCTGCTGTTATGGAATGCAGCAGTGTGCTGCCAGAGCTAGCCAACCGCACCCGGCTGTTCTCTGTCTGTGATGAACACTGGACAG ATGACCTGTACCCCAAGATCTACCATAGTTGCTTCTTCATTGTCACTTACCTGGCCCCGCTGGGCCTTATGGCCATGGCCTATTTCCAGATCTTCCGCAAGCTCTGGGGTCGCCAG ATCCCTGGTACCACTTCAGCCCTGGTTCGGAACTGGAAGCGGCCCTCAGACCAGCTGGAGGCCCAGGGGCAGGGTCTGAGCACAGAGTCCCAGCCCCGGGCCCGTGCCTTCCTGGCGGAGGTGAAGCAGATGAGAGCTCGGAGGAAGACGGCCAGGATGCTGATGGTGGTGCTGCTGGTCTTTGCCCTCTGCTACCTGCCTATCAGTGTCCTCAACGTCCTCAAGAG GGTGTTTGGGATGTTCCGCCAGGCCAGCGACCGGGAAGCCGTCTATGCTTGCTTCACCTTCTCCCACTGGCTGGTGTATGCCAACAGCGCTGCCAACCCTATCATCTACAACTTCCTCAGTG GCAAATTCCGGGAGCAGTTTAAAGCTGCCTTCTCCTGCTGCCTGCCTGGCCTGGGTCCCTGCAGCACTCTAAAGGCCCCCAGTCCTCGCTCATCTGCCAGCCACAAGTCCTTGTCCTTGCAGAGCCGGTGCTCCGTTTCCAAAGTCTCTGAGCACATAGTGCTCACCACTGTCACCACAGTACTGCCCTGA
- the Tinagl1 gene encoding tubulointerstitial nephritis antigen-like: MWGRPLGLLLLLLLAGQVTPGTWRSRWRRELAPGLHLRGIRDAGGRYCQEQDMCCRGRSDDCALPYLGATCYCDLFCNRTISDCCPDFWDFCLGVPPPFPPIQGCMHGSRIYPVYGTYWDNCNRCTCQEKGQWECDQEPCLVDPDMINAINQGNYGWQAGNHSAFWGMTLDEGIRYRLGTVRPSSSVMNMNEIYTVLGPGEVLPTAFEASEKWPNLIHEPLDQGNCAGSWAFSTAAVASDRVSIHSLGHMTPVLSPQNLLSCDTHHQQGCRGGRLDGAWWFLRRRGVVSDNCYPFSGREQDEAHSTPQCMMHSRAMGRGKRQATTHCPNSQVDANDIYQVTPAYRLGSNETEIMKELMENGPVQALLEVHEDFFLYQGGIYRHTPVSLGRPEQYRRHGTHSVKITGWGEETLPDGRTLKYWTAANSWGPSWGERGHFRIMRGTNECDIESFVLGVWGRVGMEDMGHRGDRRH; the protein is encoded by the exons ATGTGGGGACGTCCACtggggctgctgctgctgttgctacTAGCTGGCCAGGTAACCCCAGGCACCTGGCGGAGTCGCTGGCGCAGGGAGCTGGCACCTGGTCTGCACCTGCGGGGCATCCGGGACGCAGGAGGCCGGTACTGCCAGGAGCAGGACATGTGCTGCCGTGGCCGCTCTGACGACTGTGCCCTGCCCTACTTGGGTGCCACCTGTTACTGTGACCTCTTCTGCAACCGCACCATCTCCGACTGCTGCCCTGACTTCTGGGACTTCTGCCTCGGCGTGCCGCCCCCTTTTCCCCCCATCCAAG gATGCATGCATGGGAGCCGAATCTACCCAGTCTATGGAACCTACTGGGATAACTGCAACCGTTG CACCTGCCAGGAGAAGGGGCAGTGGGAGTGTGACCAGGAGCCATGCCTCGTGGACCCAGACATGATCAATGCCATCAACCAGGGCAATTATGG GTGGCAGGCTGGGAACCACAGTGCCTTCTGGGGCATGACCCTTGATGAAGGCATTCGCTACCGCCTGGGCACTGTCCGCCCTTCCTCCTCTGTCATGAACATGAATGAGATTTAT ACGGTTCTGGGCCCAGGGGAAGTGCTGCCTACTGCCTTCGAGGCTTCTGAGAAGTGGCCCAACCTGATCCACGAGCCACTCGACCAAGGCAATTGTGCTGGATCCTGGGCCTTCTCCACAGCAG CTGTGGCATCTGATCGTGTCTCCATCCATTCTCTGGGACATATGACACCTGTCCTGTCCCCTCAGAACCTGCTGTCTTGTGACACCCACCATCAGCAGGGCTGCCGTGGTGGACGTCTTGATGGTGCCTGGTGGTTCCTGCGACGTCGAGG GGTTGTGTCTGACAACTGCTACCCGTTCTCTGGCCGCGAACAGGATGAGGCTCACTCCACACCTCAATGCATGATGCACAGCAGGGCCATGGGGCGGGGCAAGCGGCAGGCCACCACCCACTGCCCCAATAGTCAGGTTGATGCCAATGACATCTACCAGGTCACTCCTGCCTACCGCCTGGGCTCCAAT gagacagagatcatgaaGGAACTGATGGAGAACGGCCCTGTCCAAG CACTCCTGGAAGTACACGAGGACTTCTTCCTGTACCAGGGGGGTATCTACCGACACACACCTGTGAGCCTGGGGAGGCCAGAGCAGTACCGCCGACATGGGACCCACTCAGTCAAGATCACAGG GTGGGGAGAGGAGACGCTGCCTGATGGAAGGACGCTCAAATACTGG ACGGCAGCCAACTCTTGGGGCCCATCCTGGGGTGAGAGGGGTCACTTTCGTATCATGCGCGGTACCAACGAGTGCGACATTGAAAGCTTCGTGCTTGGCGTCTGGGGCCGCGTGGGCATGGAGGACATGGGTCATCGCGGAGATCGCCGGCACTAG